The genomic DNA GGCGGCGCTATCTTCTACGGCGCCTACTGGTGACCCGCCTGCACCGAGCAAAAGGCCCGGTTCGGGCCTGCCGCGAGCCTCCTGCCCTACGTGGAGTGCGATCCGAAGGGATTCAACCCGCGCCCAGACCTGTGCTCCCGCGTCGGGGTCAAGGCCTATCCGACCTGGGTGATAGGCAGCGACCGGTTCGAGGGCGTGGCATCGCTGGACAGGCTGGCCGAGGTGTCGAGGTACACGGGGCCGCGACAGTAGAAGGGCGCCAACGTGACCTGCCGCCCTCCGGGGCGGCGGGGTCACTGGGGCGCCTCCGCCCCGCTTGAGACGGTAGCACCACAGCCACGGGCGGCTCGACGCCCGGCGCGCGCGTCCGCCCGCTCGACGAGTTCTTTCTCCGCGGCAGGTTACCCCTCGCGTCTGCATGGCAAACCGTTTGCTCGCGTTGCCCCCCGGGGTTCCCGGGGCGAGCGTCGCTCTGACGGCTCCGGACACGGGAGGCAGCGGATGGCGAGTGGCGGGAGGCTTCCAGAGGCGGCGCTGCTCGAGTCTGTCGACGCCGTCTATCGACTCGACCGCGAGGGCTCGGCGACCATCGCGCGGCTCGCGAAGCGGCTGCATCTCGAGGAGGAGGCCGCGAAGAGCCGGGTGGTCGATCTCGAAGACAGAGGGCTCGTGAGCGCCGAGGGGCCGGACCGGCTCGTGCTCACGAAGGAGGGCGAGAGGGTTGCCCTCGGGCTGGTCCGGCGGCACCGGCTCCTGGAGCGCTTCCTCACCGATACCCTGGGCCTGCCGTGGCACCGGGTGCACGAGGAGGCCACGCGGCTCACTCCGGTGCTCGCCGACGACATCGCGGATGCCCTTGCCAGGCATCTCGGTGCTCCCGCGACCTGTCCCCACGGCAACCCCATCCCCTCCGCGGATGGAACGCCGGGTCGCGACGAGGGGACGCCGCTTCACCGCCTCCGCGCCGGCCAGAGCGGGACCATCCTC from Candidatus Rokuibacteriota bacterium includes the following:
- a CDS encoding metal-dependent transcriptional regulator — its product is MASGGRLPEAALLESVDAVYRLDREGSATIARLAKRLHLEEEAAKSRVVDLEDRGLVSAEGPDRLVLTKEGERVALGLVRRHRLLERFLTDTLGLPWHRVHEEATRLTPVLADDIADALARHLGAPATCPHGNPIPSADGTPGRDEGTPLHRLRAGQSGTILRIEREEPEVLKYLAALGLLPQTSIEVEEVAPFGGPILVRSAGSRYALGRKVAARILVRPA